The Amycolatopsis sp. 195334CR genome window below encodes:
- a CDS encoding MarR family winged helix-turn-helix transcriptional regulator, with the protein MSEDEELRWLDEPEKAAWTGLISLVLLLPGKLESPLRQDHGLTLFEYLVLSHLSEAPERTLRMGQLAFLASGSLSRLSNVVKRCEQRGWVVRTPDPADGRYTLAELTDAGFEVVREAAPTHLRSVRRIVLDSLNAADQKALVRIAEKLRIVPDDFAKP; encoded by the coding sequence ACGAGCCGGAGAAGGCGGCGTGGACGGGGCTGATCTCGCTCGTGCTGTTGCTGCCCGGCAAGCTGGAGTCGCCGCTGCGGCAGGACCACGGGCTCACCCTGTTCGAGTACCTGGTGCTCAGCCACCTGTCCGAGGCGCCGGAGCGCACGCTGCGGATGGGGCAGCTGGCCTTCCTCGCCAGCGGGTCGCTGTCCCGGCTGTCCAATGTGGTCAAACGCTGCGAGCAGCGCGGCTGGGTGGTGCGCACCCCCGATCCGGCCGACGGGCGCTACACCCTCGCCGAACTCACCGACGCGGGCTTCGAGGTCGTGCGCGAGGCGGCGCCCACGCACCTGCGGTCGGTCCGCCGGATCGTGCTCGACTCGCTCAACGCGGCCGACCAGAAGGCACTCGTGCGCATCGCGGAGAAGCTCCGCATCGTGCCGGACGACTTCGCTAAGCCGTGA